A part of Limihaloglobus sulfuriphilus genomic DNA contains:
- a CDS encoding sulfatase-like hydrolase/transferase, with translation MNNLTGLSRRSFLKSAFAGLAASAVLPSFSRSLEKQRPNILWISTEDITPHLGCWGEEFAITPNIDQFAAEGIRYTRAFTVHGVCAPSRSGIITGMYPSSLGSCNMRCTASKPDSIKCFTEYLRKEGYYCTNRAKEDYNFETPKNAWDVSGENDSVKKGPVSHWRDCPEGKPFFAVFNFMETHESRLWNSADFENTHPEKLNKSQWQDPANMQVPPIYPDTEAVRKDFARLFERITEFDYFVKERLDELKQAGLYEDTIVFIWSDHGNGLPRAKRWLYDSGTLAHIIVRVPEKFKTYDCPKPGSIDDRLINFIDLGPTVLNLAGIKTPEHMQGRAFLGENLPPQRNYIFAARQRIDERHDMIRSVRDRRFRYIRNFMPFQPYFNPVPYAEKCNTMKELRRLHKDGKLNAVQAQWMADRRPFEELYDLENDPWETKNLADDPQYSIRKKRLQTALYNWMVDTRDTGLLPEPEMALETQRCGSEYEIFHSPEGKERVIRLLNIANVSSNPSDSDRPLINNALESKDASERYWAVLALGEMDKPGKNGIKNLENALNDESASVRIAAAQSLYFHGRKKTAADSLIKELYAKNLQDETVHYAINVLDSYFGDDAKPAIERVKELQDSNPGRYSKRMIEIFLEKFAV, from the coding sequence ATGAACAATTTAACAGGTCTTTCAAGACGTAGCTTTTTAAAATCTGCTTTTGCCGGTCTGGCAGCCTCGGCGGTCCTGCCGTCTTTTAGCCGCAGTCTGGAGAAACAGCGTCCTAACATACTGTGGATATCCACTGAGGACATAACCCCGCATTTAGGCTGCTGGGGCGAAGAATTCGCAATAACTCCAAACATTGACCAATTCGCGGCTGAGGGCATCCGTTACACACGCGCCTTTACTGTACACGGAGTCTGCGCACCCAGCAGATCGGGCATTATAACCGGCATGTATCCCTCAAGTCTCGGCTCGTGCAACATGCGGTGTACCGCATCAAAGCCTGATTCGATAAAATGCTTTACCGAATACCTCCGCAAAGAGGGCTACTACTGCACCAACAGGGCAAAAGAAGATTACAACTTTGAGACACCAAAGAATGCCTGGGATGTTTCCGGCGAGAATGACAGTGTAAAGAAAGGCCCTGTCAGCCACTGGAGAGACTGCCCCGAGGGTAAGCCCTTTTTCGCGGTATTCAACTTCATGGAGACCCACGAATCGAGGCTGTGGAACAGTGCTGATTTTGAAAACACCCACCCCGAGAAACTAAACAAATCGCAGTGGCAGGATCCGGCAAATATGCAGGTGCCGCCGATTTATCCCGATACTGAAGCGGTAAGGAAAGACTTTGCCAGGCTATTTGAGCGAATTACCGAGTTTGATTATTTTGTCAAAGAGCGGCTTGACGAGCTCAAGCAGGCCGGTCTTTACGAAGACACCATCGTGTTTATCTGGTCAGACCACGGCAACGGCCTGCCGCGTGCAAAGAGATGGCTGTACGATTCAGGCACTCTGGCACACATTATTGTTCGTGTGCCGGAAAAGTTCAAAACATACGACTGCCCCAAACCTGGAAGCATTGACGATAGACTTATAAACTTTATTGATCTGGGACCTACCGTGCTTAATCTTGCAGGAATCAAGACCCCTGAACACATGCAGGGACGGGCCTTCCTCGGCGAGAATCTGCCTCCGCAGCGTAATTACATATTCGCCGCCAGACAGAGGATTGATGAGCGGCATGACATGATAAGGTCTGTAAGAGACCGCCGCTTCCGCTACATACGAAACTTTATGCCTTTCCAGCCGTATTTCAACCCTGTTCCGTATGCGGAAAAATGTAACACCATGAAAGAGCTTCGAAGGCTGCACAAAGATGGTAAGCTCAATGCGGTTCAGGCCCAATGGATGGCAGACCGGAGGCCGTTCGAAGAGCTCTACGACCTTGAGAATGATCCGTGGGAGACAAAAAATCTCGCCGATGACCCTCAATACAGCATTAGAAAGAAGCGACTGCAGACCGCACTCTATAACTGGATGGTAGATACACGTGACACCGGTTTGCTGCCGGAGCCGGAAATGGCTCTCGAAACGCAGCGCTGCGGCAGTGAATATGAGATTTTTCACTCACCTGAAGGCAAAGAGCGGGTTATAAGGCTGCTCAATATCGCAAATGTGTCGTCCAACCCGTCAGATAGTGATCGACCATTGATAAACAATGCACTTGAGAGCAAAGATGCATCTGAAAGATACTGGGCAGTGCTGGCCCTGGGGGAAATGGACAAACCCGGTAAGAACGGCATTAAGAATCTTGAAAATGCCCTTAACGACGAATCGGCAAGTGTACGGATTGCCGCGGCACAATCGCTGTATTTTCACGGCCGGAAAAAAACAGCCGCCGATTCACTCATAAAAGAACTCTACGCGAAGAATCTTCAGGATGAGACGGTTCATTACGCGATTAACGTACTCGATTCATACTTCGGAGACGATGCAAAACCGGCTATAGAGAGAGTTAAAGAACTCCAGGATTCAAATCCCGGCAGATACAGCAAAAGAATGATCGAGATTTTTCTGGAAAAATTCGCCGTATAA
- a CDS encoding sulfatase, which translates to MGKNQNVSRRNFIAAAAGTTASAGSILTGLNDDTKSANEKPSIDFKNIKDIPEDVNILFIISDQHRGDFLGNRGIQPELKTPYLDMLSENGICFRRAYTACPLCIPARPAYLTSKYPSNLGMGDRKGKWHYFNALENQYTLPAHLNKYGYHTGHLGKSHLIGESEEQLFGFQERKIGFTYDNQDYRAATSEEIATEYLENGTGGYGGGKETYNSEYIPSRIDYHAHFDTIVVDHALEFMNRNKGNKWYLQVGLEKPHPTLYPPISFMKDVNPDNVVIPKNWNKVFGDDMPERKRWSQQNNMNQGFNEMYKNPETGEWARRIRPESRGWTEQDVRNTVAAYIACINYVDHEIGRLLNGLARMGLLDKTLVVYTSDHGEQCLDHGMIQKKCMFEGSINIPMILCGPGIKKTGIFTDGLVEHVDLFPTYCAYLGIEEPEGLVGENFTPTLKEALPAKDYAYSEYFWDFSDENRRDWERALVGKRWKYVNNGKFEPELYDYENDPGENNNLAFDPKYQEVLEKMREEMKKHKIQYNIS; encoded by the coding sequence ATGGGGAAAAATCAAAATGTATCAAGGCGGAACTTCATCGCAGCCGCAGCCGGAACAACAGCTTCAGCAGGCAGCATTTTGACCGGTTTGAATGATGACACAAAGTCAGCAAATGAAAAACCTTCCATAGATTTTAAGAATATAAAAGATATTCCTGAGGATGTGAATATTCTATTTATCATCTCTGACCAGCACAGAGGTGATTTTCTTGGAAACCGAGGTATTCAGCCTGAGCTGAAAACCCCTTATCTTGACATGCTTTCTGAAAACGGGATATGTTTCAGAAGAGCCTATACGGCATGTCCACTATGCATACCAGCCAGGCCTGCGTACCTGACAAGCAAATACCCTTCGAATCTTGGTATGGGGGATAGAAAGGGGAAATGGCATTACTTTAACGCTTTAGAAAATCAATACACACTTCCCGCGCATCTGAATAAATACGGCTACCATACCGGTCATCTCGGCAAATCGCATTTAATCGGCGAAAGTGAAGAGCAGCTTTTTGGATTCCAGGAAAGAAAAATTGGTTTTACTTATGACAACCAGGATTACAGAGCCGCAACCAGTGAGGAGATAGCTACTGAATATTTAGAAAACGGAACAGGCGGCTATGGAGGGGGCAAGGAAACGTATAATTCTGAATACATCCCTTCCAGGATAGACTATCATGCACATTTTGATACGATTGTTGTAGATCATGCATTAGAGTTTATGAACAGAAACAAAGGTAATAAGTGGTATCTGCAGGTGGGGTTGGAGAAACCACACCCTACCCTTTATCCGCCGATTAGTTTTATGAAAGATGTCAATCCGGATAATGTAGTTATACCCAAAAACTGGAACAAGGTTTTTGGAGATGATATGCCGGAAAGAAAAAGGTGGTCGCAGCAAAATAACATGAACCAGGGTTTTAATGAAATGTATAAAAACCCAGAGACCGGAGAATGGGCAAGGCGAATAAGGCCGGAAAGCAGAGGCTGGACAGAGCAGGATGTTCGTAATACTGTGGCTGCGTATATAGCATGCATAAATTACGTGGATCACGAGATAGGTCGATTGCTCAATGGTCTTGCTCGAATGGGACTTTTAGATAAGACGCTTGTAGTTTATACATCGGATCATGGTGAACAGTGTCTTGACCACGGCATGATTCAGAAAAAATGCATGTTTGAAGGCTCGATCAACATCCCTATGATACTGTGCGGCCCGGGTATTAAAAAGACGGGTATTTTCACTGATGGCCTTGTTGAGCATGTTGATCTTTTTCCCACATATTGCGCGTATCTGGGAATAGAAGAACCGGAGGGGCTTGTTGGGGAAAATTTCACGCCTACTTTAAAAGAAGCCCTCCCTGCGAAAGATTATGCCTATAGCGAGTATTTCTGGGATTTCAGTGATGAGAATCGAAGGGACTGGGAAAGGGCCCTTGTCGGCAAGAGGTGGAAATATGTCAATAACGGCAAATTTGAACCAGAGCTTTATGATTATGAAAATGACCCCGGCGAGAACAATAATTTAGCGTTTGACCCAAAATATCAAGAGGTACTCGAAAAGATGCGGGAAGAAATGAAAAAACACAAGATCCAGTATAATATCTCTTGA
- a CDS encoding sulfatase, which yields MSINTSVSRRNFIKAAAGTTASASSALAGIDGILQRTKNETSINPGYLRDIPEDVNILFILSDQHRGDFLGNRGRQTQLKTPYLDMLAENGIGFNRGYTACPLCVPARPAYLTGKYPSGYGLTEREGKGKWHYRVVLDKQYTLPEHLHKHGYHTANFGKAHLVGETEEQLFGFQEREIGFTYDNEDYRKATSEAIVTEYLENGSGGYGGGKEAYNTEYLASRVDYHAHFDTIVVDRALDFMKRNKGRKWYLQVGLEKPHPTLYPPVEFINDVDPSKVVIPENWDQFFGDDIPARKRNKQRNNMNKGYYETYKDPETGEWSRRLRPESRGWTEKDVRNAVAAYIACINYVDHEIGRLLHGLKELGQLDKTLIVYASDHGEMCLDHGMVQKTCLQEGAINVPIILCGPGVKKTGPFDRGPAELTDLFPTYCDYLGIETPDGLAGRSLIETLKEGKIPDKDIAYCEYFWDSNNKNQRGWERAVVSRRWKYIDNGEFEPELYDLEQDPGENKNLAFDPKYSSILEQMREKMNKRKAECGIV from the coding sequence GTGAGCATCAACACTTCTGTATCAAGACGAAATTTCATAAAAGCGGCCGCGGGAACAACAGCATCAGCAAGCAGTGCCTTAGCAGGAATAGATGGTATTCTGCAAAGAACAAAGAATGAAACGTCTATAAATCCTGGATACTTAAGAGATATCCCTGAGGATGTGAATATTTTATTCATTCTATCCGACCAGCACAGAGGAGATTTTCTCGGCAATCGCGGCAGGCAGACGCAGTTGAAAACCCCTTACCTTGATATGCTTGCTGAAAACGGCATAGGGTTTAACAGAGGCTATACAGCCTGTCCTCTCTGTGTGCCTGCAAGGCCTGCATATCTGACGGGGAAATATCCTTCCGGATATGGACTTACAGAAAGAGAAGGAAAGGGCAAGTGGCATTACAGGGTTGTACTGGACAAGCAATATACGCTGCCCGAACATTTGCATAAACACGGTTATCATACTGCTAATTTCGGTAAGGCTCATTTAGTAGGTGAAACTGAGGAGCAGCTTTTTGGTTTTCAGGAAAGAGAAATCGGGTTTACATACGATAACGAGGATTACCGTAAAGCAACGAGCGAGGCGATAGTTACCGAATATCTCGAAAACGGCTCCGGTGGTTATGGCGGGGGCAAAGAGGCTTATAACACAGAATACTTAGCTTCCAGAGTAGATTATCATGCTCATTTTGATACCATTGTTGTAGATCGTGCGCTGGATTTTATGAAGAGAAACAAAGGCAGGAAATGGTATCTGCAGGTCGGGTTGGAAAAACCTCATCCGACACTTTATCCGCCGGTTGAATTTATCAACGATGTCGATCCCTCTAAAGTGGTTATACCAGAAAACTGGGATCAGTTTTTTGGAGATGACATACCGGCAAGGAAAAGAAACAAACAGAGAAACAACATGAATAAAGGCTACTACGAAACTTACAAAGATCCTGAAACCGGTGAGTGGTCAAGGCGGCTCAGGCCTGAGAGCAGGGGCTGGACTGAGAAGGATGTCCGCAACGCTGTTGCTGCGTATATAGCGTGCATAAATTACGTAGATCACGAAATAGGGCGGCTGCTGCATGGGCTCAAGGAGTTGGGACAGTTGGATAAAACACTTATTGTCTATGCCTCAGACCATGGTGAAATGTGCCTTGATCACGGTATGGTTCAGAAAACATGTCTGCAGGAGGGGGCTATCAATGTTCCAATTATACTTTGCGGTCCTGGTGTAAAAAAGACAGGGCCGTTTGATAGAGGGCCGGCAGAGCTTACGGATCTTTTCCCAACGTATTGCGATTATCTTGGAATCGAAACGCCTGATGGACTTGCCGGAAGAAGTCTAATTGAGACTCTTAAAGAAGGTAAAATACCCGATAAAGATATTGCGTATTGTGAGTATTTCTGGGATTCAAATAACAAGAATCAGAGAGGCTGGGAAAGGGCTGTTGTGAGCCGGCGGTGGAAGTACATTGACAATGGCGAGTTCGAACCCGAGCTTTACGATCTAGAACAAGATCCGGGCGAAAATAAAAATTTAGCGTTTGACCCGAAATATAGCTCAATACTCGAACAGATGCGGGAAAAAATGAACAAGCGTAAAGCAGAATGCGGCATTGTTTGA
- a CDS encoding prepilin-type N-terminal cleavage/methylation domain-containing protein: MSIHSSRRLKGFTLIELLVVISIIALLMAIMLPSLQKARDLARRAVCSSNLKQVGLGYHMYCSENNSKMPLLFAMWQPEIADYYNAERKEYAGWYDSDILMRYIQGHKRNKSGDWDRNVAYCPQNRNQVQKIGEEILDENDWAGMRTGYSSNIHLQAARVKSPPPGRGYVWKKPTLAKIGQHAQTPLIYCYYFDWNEMKSKYPSIAGRTSVVRPGCVPGQSTNFYSFGFEEGVTGVHGNSSNFLFLDGHVDPVRQMDSWRDYREKFEWHGHNGIPSY; the protein is encoded by the coding sequence ATGTCTATCCACTCAAGCAGAAGACTAAAAGGCTTCACCCTCATCGAGCTTCTTGTAGTTATATCGATAATTGCTTTGCTGATGGCGATCATGCTTCCTTCACTGCAAAAGGCAAGAGATCTTGCCAGACGGGCTGTCTGTTCGTCAAATCTCAAGCAGGTGGGTCTGGGCTATCACATGTACTGCTCGGAGAATAATTCCAAGATGCCCCTGTTGTTCGCTATGTGGCAGCCGGAAATAGCCGACTATTATAACGCCGAGCGTAAGGAATATGCCGGCTGGTATGACAGTGATATATTGATGCGGTACATACAGGGACACAAACGTAATAAGAGCGGCGACTGGGACAGAAATGTTGCTTATTGCCCTCAAAACAGAAACCAGGTACAGAAGATAGGTGAAGAGATTCTTGATGAGAACGATTGGGCCGGTATGCGTACAGGTTATTCCTCTAACATCCATTTACAGGCAGCCAGGGTGAAATCTCCGCCGCCGGGCAGAGGGTATGTCTGGAAAAAGCCGACATTGGCTAAGATTGGCCAACATGCCCAGACTCCGCTGATATACTGTTATTACTTTGACTGGAATGAGATGAAAAGCAAATACCCCTCAATAGCAGGCAGGACTTCGGTTGTACGTCCCGGGTGTGTGCCTGGGCAGTCAACAAATTTCTATTCGTTTGGATTCGAAGAGGGCGTAACCGGTGTTCACGGCAACAGTTCAAACTTTCTTTTCTTAGACGGCCATGTTGATCCTGTAAGACAAATGGATTCATGGAGAGACTACAGAGAGAAATTCGAGTGGCACGGCCATAATGGGATTCCTTCATATTAA